A stretch of the Archangium violaceum genome encodes the following:
- a CDS encoding M50 family metallopeptidase has product MSIDSSSPFSWQFNLGRIPILVEPSFWLMTAMFGLFGSRSWQAVLSWMAVVFVSILVHELGHALMAMGLGCDVAGIRLYMGGGLTYFDRALSRWRDVAVSAAGPFTGFLFGGLMLAVNIFIPPKSEMGQIILVDLLWVNFGWGIINLLPVPPLDGGHIVRGVLGPKRQRISLWVGVLTAGAVVALALNFRAFFIVFMFGMFGYQCWQALQVTRDIKPLEPVKVTETEPDALARGWQALRSGNESEAARLGHLALSAAKPGEESNAARDLLAWVALADGNPRYALSHLEKVDPPQAARPYSLAVAFEAAGLPERALPHALAALEKERTEAVAALAVRLLVKAQRLDEAERIAREFAWKTPAKRDAVLADVAVARGDFGGAALLHARAFEAAGRAEDAYQAARNHARAGQVAPASAWLKCALEAGYDDLETLAQEPALAEVRAAPEIAEWLARRKQGAA; this is encoded by the coding sequence ATGAGCATCGACTCCTCTTCCCCCTTTTCCTGGCAGTTCAACCTCGGACGAATCCCGATCCTCGTCGAGCCGAGCTTCTGGCTGATGACGGCCATGTTCGGACTGTTCGGGAGCCGGAGCTGGCAGGCCGTGCTGTCCTGGATGGCCGTGGTCTTCGTCTCCATCCTCGTGCATGAGCTCGGACACGCGCTCATGGCCATGGGCCTGGGCTGCGACGTTGCGGGCATCCGGCTCTACATGGGAGGCGGACTGACCTACTTCGACCGGGCGCTCAGCCGCTGGCGGGACGTCGCGGTCTCCGCGGCCGGGCCGTTCACCGGCTTCCTCTTCGGCGGGTTGATGCTCGCCGTCAACATCTTCATCCCCCCGAAGAGCGAGATGGGGCAGATCATCCTGGTCGACCTGCTGTGGGTCAACTTCGGGTGGGGCATCATCAACCTGCTGCCGGTCCCCCCGCTGGATGGGGGCCACATCGTGCGCGGCGTGCTCGGGCCCAAACGGCAGCGCATCTCCCTGTGGGTGGGCGTCCTCACCGCCGGCGCGGTGGTGGCCCTGGCGCTGAACTTCCGCGCCTTCTTCATCGTCTTCATGTTCGGCATGTTCGGCTACCAGTGCTGGCAGGCCCTCCAGGTGACGAGGGACATCAAGCCCCTGGAGCCCGTGAAGGTCACGGAGACCGAGCCGGATGCGCTCGCGCGCGGCTGGCAGGCCCTGCGCTCCGGCAACGAGAGCGAGGCGGCGCGGCTGGGGCACCTGGCCCTGTCGGCCGCGAAGCCGGGCGAGGAGAGCAACGCGGCGAGGGATCTGCTCGCCTGGGTGGCGCTCGCCGATGGCAATCCCCGCTACGCCCTGTCCCACCTGGAGAAGGTGGATCCGCCCCAGGCCGCGCGGCCCTACAGCCTGGCGGTGGCGTTCGAAGCCGCGGGCCTGCCGGAGCGCGCCCTGCCCCACGCGCTCGCCGCGCTGGAGAAGGAGCGCACGGAGGCGGTGGCCGCGCTGGCGGTGCGCCTGCTGGTGAAGGCCCAGCGTCTGGACGAGGCCGAGCGCATCGCGCGGGAGTTCGCCTGGAAGACGCCGGCGAAGCGGGACGCGGTGCTGGCGGACGTGGCGGTGGCCCGGGGCGACTTCGGCGGAGCGGCGTTGCTCCACGCGCGCGCCTTCGAGGCCGCGGGCCGCGCGGAGGACGCGTACCAGGCCGCCCGCAACCACGCGCGCGCCGGTCAGGTGGCGCCCGCCTCCGCGTGGCTGAAGTGCGCCCTGGAGGCGGGTTATGACGACCTCGAGACGCTCGCCCAGGAGCCCGCGCTGGCCGAGGTCCGCGCCGCTCCGGAGATCGCCGAGTGGCTCGCCCGCCGCAAGCAGGGCGCCGCCTAG
- a CDS encoding RNA polymerase sigma factor has product MWNRKSAHGSGRTPSFDEEAVQHLPAIFDTALRLCGSEADAQDLTHDTYVRALAAADRYEQRTSLRAWLLTILHNLFRTRRRDQSRHPEVELDEESLPPEPETEPVRWKAVTPAQLDAAIRELPLKLREVVVLRDLQGLSYREISQVLDVPAGTVMSRLHRGRLALKEALLPRTEDVAPGDHQRDVQ; this is encoded by the coding sequence ATGTGGAACCGCAAGAGCGCCCACGGGAGCGGACGCACCCCCTCGTTCGACGAGGAGGCAGTGCAGCACCTTCCCGCCATCTTCGACACCGCCCTCCGGTTGTGCGGCAGCGAAGCGGACGCGCAGGATCTCACGCATGACACGTACGTGCGGGCGCTCGCCGCGGCGGATCGTTACGAGCAGCGCACCTCACTGCGCGCCTGGCTCCTGACGATCCTCCACAACCTCTTCCGCACACGCCGAAGGGATCAATCCCGCCATCCGGAGGTCGAGCTGGACGAGGAGTCCCTTCCTCCGGAGCCGGAGACGGAGCCCGTGCGGTGGAAGGCGGTGACTCCCGCCCAGCTCGATGCCGCCATCCGGGAGCTGCCCCTGAAGCTTCGGGAAGTGGTGGTGCTGCGAGATCTCCAGGGACTGAGCTATCGTGAGATCTCGCAGGTGCTGGACGTGCCCGCCGGCACGGTGATGTCGCGCCTCCATCGCGGGAGATTGGCGTTGAAGGAGGCCTTGTTACCCAGAACGGAAGACGTCGCCCCGGGCGACCATCAGCGAGACGTACAATGA
- a CDS encoding M16 family metallopeptidase, giving the protein MATRATSKKKAVVTKKAAPTTGALTLPTLHESTTSSGLKVLAAERGPLPLVAARLVIRAGSATDPADKHGLADFTARLLRRGTERMSADEIDETIEFVGASFSVGSSEDVLSLFVTTPAEHFPAMLSMLGQLVREPSFPEREVELARERALAGFSNDLDDPAVIADRAFTRALWGKHPYGHDIGGSTAHVKTFTRDDLVRFHRERVGPRVSLLTVVGAVSPQQVADEAEKAFAGWEGGPEAPVRLPSADKVTTGRILLVDKPDQTQTQVRIGGPGFRVGHPDYFPSTTMNNALGGGFTSRLVNEVRVERGLTYGIHSYFDMMNAGGVFGISTFTQTDRTREMLDVTLGEVAKVRQEGITAAELKKAQRYLAGLYPLRTETNESVASVISDIRVHGLGDDWVEKFRDRLMAVKQKQTVEVAAKYLFAQPPLIVLLGRASEVKKQLKGLGTVKVVPASDYE; this is encoded by the coding sequence ATGGCCACCCGAGCCACGAGCAAGAAGAAGGCGGTCGTGACGAAGAAGGCGGCCCCCACGACGGGCGCCCTGACGCTGCCCACCCTCCATGAGAGCACCACCTCGAGTGGGCTGAAGGTGCTGGCCGCCGAGCGCGGGCCGTTGCCCCTGGTGGCCGCGAGGCTCGTCATCCGCGCGGGCAGCGCGACGGATCCGGCGGACAAGCACGGCCTGGCGGACTTCACCGCGCGCCTGCTGCGCCGGGGCACGGAGAGGATGAGCGCGGACGAGATCGACGAGACGATCGAATTCGTCGGCGCGAGCTTCTCCGTGGGGAGCAGCGAGGACGTGCTGTCGCTCTTCGTCACCACGCCGGCGGAGCACTTCCCGGCGATGCTGTCCATGTTGGGGCAGCTGGTGCGCGAGCCGTCCTTCCCGGAGCGCGAGGTGGAGCTGGCGCGCGAGCGGGCGCTGGCGGGGTTCTCCAACGACCTGGACGATCCGGCGGTGATCGCGGACCGGGCCTTCACGCGGGCGCTGTGGGGCAAACACCCGTACGGGCACGACATCGGTGGCAGCACGGCGCACGTGAAGACCTTCACGCGGGACGACCTGGTGCGCTTCCACCGGGAGCGGGTGGGTCCCCGGGTATCGCTGCTGACGGTGGTGGGCGCGGTGAGCCCGCAGCAGGTGGCGGACGAGGCGGAGAAGGCCTTCGCCGGCTGGGAGGGCGGACCGGAAGCGCCGGTTCGGCTGCCATCGGCCGACAAGGTGACCACGGGCCGGATCCTGCTGGTGGACAAGCCGGACCAGACGCAGACGCAGGTGCGCATCGGCGGGCCGGGCTTCCGGGTGGGACACCCGGACTACTTCCCGTCCACGACGATGAACAACGCGCTGGGCGGCGGGTTCACCTCGAGGTTGGTGAACGAGGTGCGCGTGGAGCGCGGCCTGACGTACGGCATCCACAGCTACTTCGACATGATGAACGCGGGAGGTGTGTTCGGCATCTCCACGTTCACCCAGACGGACCGGACGCGGGAGATGCTCGACGTCACGCTGGGTGAGGTGGCGAAGGTGCGCCAGGAGGGAATCACCGCGGCGGAGCTGAAGAAGGCGCAGCGGTACCTGGCGGGGCTGTACCCGCTGCGGACGGAGACGAACGAGTCGGTGGCCTCGGTCATCAGCGACATCCGGGTGCACGGGCTCGGGGACGACTGGGTGGAGAAGTTCCGGGATCGGCTGATGGCGGTGAAGCAGAAGCAGACGGTGGAGGTGGCGGCGAAGTACCTCTTCGCGCAGCCGCCGCTCATCGTGCTGCTGGGACGCGCCTCCGAGGTGAAGAAGCAGCTCAAGGGGCTGGGGACGGTGAAGGTGGTACCGGCCTCGGACTACGAGTGA
- a CDS encoding RluA family pseudouridine synthase, protein MSGGVRVLFEGAGLLAVDKPAGMLVIPGRGEGSGPSLREVLEEQLKRKVYVVHRLDRDTSGVMVFALEPEKHRTLSMAFESGKVRKRYLALVEGRLETPRMVDAALVPARKGRMRVARPGEEGKPSRTRVRPVEVFTAASLVEAEPQTGRTHQIRVHLLSEGHPLLVDHQYGRADPLKANELGGEGEEEVLARTPLHAARLEWPALPGVEASALESPLPEDMTRTVELLRKAPSPSGRGLG, encoded by the coding sequence GTGAGCGGTGGGGTACGCGTCCTCTTCGAGGGCGCGGGGCTGCTCGCGGTGGACAAGCCGGCGGGGATGCTGGTCATCCCCGGGCGCGGCGAGGGGAGTGGTCCCTCGCTGCGCGAGGTGCTGGAAGAGCAGCTGAAGCGGAAGGTGTACGTGGTGCACCGGTTGGATCGGGACACCTCGGGGGTGATGGTGTTCGCGCTGGAGCCGGAGAAGCACCGGACGCTGTCGATGGCGTTCGAGTCCGGCAAGGTGCGCAAGCGCTACCTGGCGCTGGTGGAGGGCCGGCTGGAGACGCCGCGGATGGTGGACGCGGCGCTGGTGCCGGCGCGCAAGGGGCGGATGCGGGTGGCGAGGCCGGGGGAGGAGGGAAAGCCCTCGAGGACGCGGGTGAGGCCGGTGGAGGTCTTCACGGCGGCCTCGCTGGTGGAGGCCGAGCCGCAGACGGGGCGGACGCATCAGATCCGCGTGCACCTGCTGTCGGAGGGGCACCCGTTGCTGGTGGATCACCAATACGGGCGGGCCGATCCGTTGAAGGCGAATGAGCTGGGAGGGGAAGGGGAGGAGGAGGTGCTGGCGAGGACACCGCTGCACGCGGCGCGGTTGGAGTGGCCAGCACTGCCGGGAGTGGAGGCGAGCGCGCTGGAGTCCCCACTGCCGGAGGACATGACGCGAACCGTGGAGCTCCTGCGCAAAGCCCCCTCTCCCTCTGGGAGAGGGTTGGGGTGA
- a CDS encoding metallophosphoesterase family protein, with protein MRKPIKSIETRHYEERDAFFDGLRRLDRRSFMKIAGISAGIAASKALISPHSFQLIDVASAAPSKPRFTFAYISDTHLYKKELNDRFVRSILRAVDDVNRLDPQPDFVLFGGDLAQLGQKEELDLGKEILKSVKAPVRMMVGEHDWFLDMGEHWRSLFGEPQYSFDHKGVHFVTLMSVNEKDFWTERGMTPMERMQTVAGLDNGLQSRFEVGAAGREWLKRDLAKVDKKTPLIIFSHSPLYKYYKPWNFWTDDADDVQAILRPFENVTVIHGHTHQMLSNRIGNISFHGMLSTAWPWPYAPEGLPSLTVQMNRADPFSNFDGCGDGRFDVLEAGLVDKLYNLWDRNPVTIRSSYLASNGKNDRPAATKLPSY; from the coding sequence ATGCGCAAGCCCATCAAGAGCATCGAGACCCGGCATTACGAGGAGCGCGACGCCTTCTTCGACGGACTGCGGCGCCTGGACCGACGATCCTTCATGAAGATCGCCGGCATCTCCGCGGGCATCGCGGCGTCCAAGGCCCTCATCTCCCCCCACAGCTTCCAGCTCATCGACGTGGCCTCCGCGGCCCCGTCCAAGCCCCGCTTCACCTTCGCGTACATCTCCGACACGCACCTGTACAAGAAGGAGCTAAATGACCGCTTCGTGCGCTCCATCCTGCGCGCCGTCGATGACGTGAACCGGTTGGATCCCCAGCCGGACTTCGTCCTCTTCGGCGGCGACCTGGCCCAGCTCGGACAGAAGGAGGAGCTCGACCTCGGCAAGGAGATCCTCAAGAGCGTCAAGGCCCCCGTGCGCATGATGGTGGGCGAGCACGACTGGTTCCTCGACATGGGCGAGCACTGGCGCTCGCTCTTCGGCGAGCCGCAGTACTCGTTCGATCACAAGGGCGTGCACTTCGTCACGCTGATGAGCGTGAACGAGAAGGACTTCTGGACCGAGCGCGGCATGACGCCCATGGAGCGCATGCAGACGGTGGCGGGGCTCGACAACGGCCTGCAGTCCCGCTTCGAGGTCGGCGCCGCGGGCCGCGAATGGCTCAAGCGCGATCTGGCGAAGGTGGACAAGAAGACCCCGCTCATCATCTTCAGCCACTCGCCGCTCTACAAATACTACAAGCCGTGGAACTTCTGGACGGATGACGCGGACGACGTGCAGGCCATCCTCCGCCCCTTCGAGAACGTGACGGTGATCCACGGTCACACGCACCAGATGCTGAGCAACCGGATCGGCAACATCAGCTTCCACGGAATGCTCTCCACCGCCTGGCCGTGGCCCTACGCCCCCGAGGGACTCCCCTCCCTGACGGTGCAGATGAACCGCGCCGATCCCTTCAGCAACTTCGATGGCTGCGGAGATGGCCGCTTCGATGTGCTCGAGGCGGGCCTCGTGGACAAGCTCTACAACCTCTGGGACCGCAACCCGGTCACCATCCGCTCCAGCTACCTCGCGTCCAACGGGAAGAACGACCGCCCGGCGGCGACCAAGCTTCCGTCCTACTAG
- a CDS encoding c-type cytochrome, translating into MNARKTSGIAALAALGLLSLGAAPRKDEAPKHQVPRSKDGDVVIALCDGETTLEVDGVKDPSKIDRKKAQEISNHLMSEWRKKNPNAHWDDPAPVLLANAQPPTPPQATKAPVANQGQSASSNADAVQKKQDANVQAGHTYGAFSARDEALWKASAEQIVQEGHKVFHDAKELGSTVAVSCDMCHPDASNTHPETYPKYQVQLGRVALLRDMINWCIENPVRGKPLAEDDPRMKAMEAYIYAQRKGVKLEYGKH; encoded by the coding sequence ATGAACGCGCGCAAGACATCCGGTATCGCGGCGCTCGCCGCCCTCGGTCTCCTCTCGCTCGGAGCCGCTCCTCGAAAGGACGAGGCTCCCAAGCACCAGGTCCCCAGGTCCAAGGACGGCGACGTCGTGATCGCCCTGTGCGACGGCGAGACGACGCTCGAGGTCGACGGCGTGAAGGATCCGTCGAAGATCGACAGGAAGAAGGCGCAGGAGATCTCCAACCACCTCATGTCGGAGTGGCGCAAGAAGAACCCGAACGCCCACTGGGACGATCCGGCCCCCGTGCTCCTGGCGAACGCCCAGCCTCCCACGCCCCCCCAGGCCACCAAGGCTCCCGTCGCCAACCAGGGACAGAGCGCTTCGTCCAACGCGGACGCCGTCCAGAAGAAGCAGGACGCCAACGTCCAGGCGGGACACACCTACGGCGCCTTCAGTGCTCGCGACGAGGCGCTCTGGAAGGCATCGGCCGAGCAGATCGTCCAGGAGGGGCACAAGGTCTTCCATGACGCGAAGGAGCTCGGCAGCACCGTGGCCGTGTCCTGCGACATGTGCCACCCCGATGCTTCCAACACCCACCCGGAGACCTACCCGAAGTACCAGGTGCAGCTCGGCCGCGTGGCGCTGCTGCGCGACATGATCAACTGGTGCATCGAGAACCCCGTGCGCGGCAAGCCGCTCGCCGAGGACGACCCCCGGATGAAGGCCATGGAGGCGTATATCTACGCCCAGCGCAAGGGTGTGAAGCTGGAGTACGGCAAGCACTGA
- a CDS encoding anti-sigma factor family protein — protein sequence MSPSCDSVRTFLSAYLDGEATPLPRVDLERHLESCTTCAREAEDLRTLRTVVRNAWVPAPVPAGLRRSVEALRADRHPRRRLVALGGALAALAAALLVFLVPGSTAKASSLAEAAVITHQGLVNGLLPLDVAERDPTRLSALLSARLPFQVVLPKLDDATLKLDGARMVPLDGAYAAVVSYRREGEPVSLAIAPRPYAGKPSGESRTEVFRSVRFESREMHGYHVISWSEGALSYSLVSRRPADGRASCAVCHGQSSGLQRVDEFHGIR from the coding sequence ATGAGCCCCTCCTGCGATTCGGTGCGGACCTTCCTGTCCGCGTACCTCGACGGTGAGGCGACTCCCCTGCCCCGCGTTGACCTCGAGCGACACCTGGAGTCCTGCACCACCTGCGCCCGCGAGGCCGAGGACCTGAGAACCCTTCGCACCGTGGTGCGAAATGCCTGGGTTCCGGCCCCCGTCCCCGCAGGGCTCCGTCGAAGCGTGGAGGCACTTCGAGCCGACCGGCACCCCCGCCGCCGTCTCGTCGCCCTGGGTGGGGCTCTGGCCGCCCTCGCCGCGGCCCTGCTGGTGTTCCTCGTCCCGGGCTCCACGGCCAAGGCCTCCTCGCTCGCCGAGGCGGCCGTGATCACCCATCAGGGGCTCGTGAATGGTCTGCTGCCCCTGGATGTCGCCGAGCGGGATCCCACCCGGCTCTCCGCCCTCCTGTCGGCGCGCCTCCCGTTCCAGGTGGTGCTGCCGAAGCTCGACGACGCCACGCTCAAGCTCGACGGCGCACGCATGGTGCCCCTGGATGGCGCCTATGCGGCCGTCGTGAGCTACCGCAGGGAGGGCGAGCCCGTGAGCCTCGCCATCGCGCCGCGGCCCTACGCCGGCAAGCCCTCGGGTGAGTCGCGCACCGAGGTGTTCCGCAGCGTCCGCTTCGAGTCGCGCGAAATGCACGGCTACCACGTCATCTCGTGGAGCGAGGGCGCGCTGAGCTACTCTCTCGTCTCCCGCCGCCCGGCGGACGGACGTGCCTCGTGCGCGGTGTGCCACGGACAGAGCTCCGGGCTCCAGCGCGTGGACGAGTTCCACGGCATCCGTTGA
- a CDS encoding cytochrome-c peroxidase, with the protein MKALTCMAVLAWGGTALAGEASPPKFPIGVSAALYDISVPPDRRPTPERVALGEKLFNDKRLSADDSVSCATCHDPKRAFTDGKATSVGIKNQVGQRNSPTVLNALFAATQFWDGRAGTLEEQAMLPILNPIEMGMPSPEAVVAKVKGIPEYRTEFQKVFGREPNYDDLASAIAAFERMQFSGNARFDRFLAGDAKALNASEKRGWALFNGKARCNTCHAGNAVSPLFSDQKFHNIGIAAHKQDFPKLAAEALKIVRTGDEKQIDELALETKFSELGRFLVTKNENDIGGFKTPTLRNVGVTGPYMHDGSLTTLWDVVDHYNKGGIANPFLDGGMQRLGLTEPEIDDLVAFMFALTADDFSQLEKQELARQRARKNIRPERDTAAALGKKGNLGDLAPNPNLDIKNPAELGLYGPVRSPEK; encoded by the coding sequence ATGAAAGCGCTCACTTGCATGGCGGTTCTCGCCTGGGGCGGGACCGCGCTCGCGGGCGAAGCATCGCCCCCGAAGTTTCCCATTGGCGTGTCCGCGGCACTGTACGACATCTCGGTCCCACCCGATCGGCGGCCCACCCCCGAGCGGGTGGCCCTGGGAGAGAAACTCTTCAACGACAAGCGACTGTCCGCCGATGACTCGGTGAGTTGCGCGACGTGTCATGACCCGAAGCGCGCGTTCACCGATGGAAAGGCCACGTCCGTCGGCATCAAGAACCAGGTGGGCCAACGCAACAGCCCCACGGTCCTGAACGCCTTGTTCGCCGCCACCCAGTTCTGGGACGGGCGCGCGGGGACGCTCGAGGAACAGGCCATGTTGCCCATCCTCAACCCCATCGAAATGGGAATGCCCTCCCCGGAAGCGGTGGTGGCGAAGGTCAAGGGCATCCCGGAGTACCGGACGGAGTTCCAGAAGGTCTTCGGTCGCGAGCCCAACTACGACGATCTCGCCTCGGCCATCGCCGCCTTCGAGCGGATGCAGTTCTCCGGCAATGCCCGCTTCGACCGGTTCCTCGCTGGTGACGCCAAGGCCCTCAACGCGTCGGAGAAGCGCGGCTGGGCCCTCTTCAACGGCAAGGCGCGCTGCAACACCTGCCACGCCGGCAACGCCGTCTCTCCCCTCTTCTCCGATCAGAAGTTCCACAACATCGGCATCGCCGCGCACAAACAGGACTTCCCGAAGCTCGCCGCGGAGGCCCTGAAGATCGTCCGCACCGGGGACGAGAAGCAGATCGACGAGCTCGCCCTGGAGACGAAGTTCTCCGAGCTGGGCCGCTTCCTGGTGACGAAGAACGAGAACGACATCGGCGGCTTCAAGACACCGACCCTGCGCAACGTGGGCGTCACCGGCCCGTACATGCATGACGGCTCGCTGACGACGCTCTGGGACGTGGTCGATCACTACAACAAGGGAGGCATCGCCAATCCGTTCCTCGACGGAGGCATGCAGCGGCTGGGCCTCACCGAGCCGGAGATCGACGATCTGGTCGCCTTCATGTTCGCCCTCACCGCGGACGACTTCTCCCAGCTGGAGAAGCAGGAGCTCGCACGCCAGCGCGCCCGCAAGAACATCCGTCCCGAGCGCGACACCGCCGCGGCCCTCGGCAAGAAGGGCAACCTCGGCGACCTGGCCCCCAACCCGAACCTCGACATCAAGAACCCCGCCGAGCTGGGCCTCTATGGGCCCGTCCGTTCCCCGGAGAAGTGA